AGATAACTGCGAACTTAAGGGTAGCATTCCAATAGAGGTCGGGAATTTAAGTGGTTTGACTACGTTGATCTTATCCAACAACGAATTGAGAGGACTTGTTCCAACCACAATAGGAAGCTTGCCCATGCTTCAAGGTTTGAGCCTTTATGGTAATAGACTAAAAGGAACCATACCACCAGAACTATGTTATCTAAGGAGCTTGTTTGAATTATCTTTAGTTGGTAATGATCTATCTGGACACATTCCTAGATGCATGGATAATATGACCTCACTAAGAGCTCTCTACTTAGGCTTCAATCAATTAACTTCTGTGATTCCATTGAGCTTGTGGAGGCTTACAAATCTCTTGGAGGTTGACTTCTCATCCAATTCTTTAAGTGGCCCTCTTTCATCTGAGATTGAGAAAATGAAGGTCTTGAGGATATTGAATTTGTCAAGAAATCAACTATCAGGTGATATCCCCAAAATAGTTGGTGGTCTTAAAGATTTGACTAATCTCTCCTTAGCAAGAAATCGACTAGAAGGCTCAATTCCTGTATCTTTTGGTGAATTGGTAAGTTTGGAGTTCTTGGATCTTTCCGATAACAATTTATCTGGAGAGATTCCCAAGTCCTTAGAAGGACTCCATTACCTCAGATATCTAAATCTCTCATTCAATAAACTACAAGGAGCAATTCCCACAAGTGGACCATTTCTAAACTTCTCAGCTGCATCATTTATGTCAAACAACGCACTTTGTGGTGCATCTCGATTGAAAGTTCCCCCATGTGAAGAAGCTGATCCTCGCAAAAAGAAGACAACATGGCCACATATTCTAAGGTATGTATTGCCAACAATTGGGTTTATAATGCTTGTAATGACCCTTGCATTTGCTTGGAAAAGATGGAAAAAGAGGAATCGAAAATCTCCTGCTCAATCAGACTTGTACCCTCTAGTTACATGGAGAAGAGTTTCTCAACAACAACTTGTACAAGCAACGAATGGATTCAGCTCTAATAATTTACTTGGTGAAGGGAGTTTTGGGTCAGTATACCAAGGAACACTTTCAGATGGGATGAATATTGCAATCAAAATTATGAACTTGCAAGTAAAAGGGGCATTCAAAAGTTTTGATGCAGAGTGTGAGGTGCTACGAAATATTCGTCACCGAAATCTTGTCAAAATCATCACCATTTGTAGCAATATTGACTTCAAAGCCCTTGTATTGGAATACATGCCTAATGGAAACTTAGAGAAATGGTTGCACTCTCAAGATCACTATCTAAATATCTTACAAAGGCTAAATATCATGATTGATATCGCATCAGCATTAGAATACCTTCATCATGGTTATTCAACAACAATTATTCATTGTGATATGAAACCTAGCAATGTCTTATTAGATGAAGAAATGGTTGCACATGTTGCCGATTTCGGCATGGCCAAACTCTTAGATGATAAGGACTCTATGTTGCAGACCATGACTCTTGCTACTTTCGGGTACATGGCACCAggtaaattttcaaacttttctatttcaaatttcatgttCATCCTTCTACTCATTCACATGCAATtaaatatcttttatatatatatttgagtttGATCTacaagtagttttttttttcatatttgtttgttcactattataaaataagaaagtatATATGATGAGATAGAATTTTATCCACAGAGTATGGACTAGATGGAGTTGTTTCTACAAGAGGCGATGTGTATAGTTATGGCATTCTACTAATGGAAACTTTCACAAGAAAGAAGCCTACGGATGGCATGTTTATTGGAGAAATGACCTTGAAACATTGGGTAGATGAATCACTGCTCACTTCAATACTCGATATTGTTGATGCCAATTTGTTGAGAAATGAACAAGAACATGCTGCCATGGAGGACTGCATATCTTCAGTTATGAGATTGGCTTTGGATTGTTGTGCAGAGTCACCTATACAAAGAATTGACATAAAAAATGTTTCAGTGACACTCAATAAGGTCAAATTAAAGTTTATACTAGATAGAAGAAGCTAAGTTTAGTGTCAAGTTTGCTTACAACTCCTCATGTTTTTGCCTCTTATGTTTGGGATTTAGGCGTTATGCTTCATTGTGTTtagaaaaaattacaatttacacCTTAAACTATTAGTTCTTTTGCAATATTATCATGGAACTATCTAAGTTTTCATTTTGTTCCCAAACTACAACTTTTTCTGTCAATTAATGTTATGAATGTATCGTGTCAtctatttctcatatatatctAGGTGCTAGAAAATTTATATCAGAATTGTAAGGTTGTTCCACAAACTTCTCCATCGTAGTTGTTCGCTTGAAAACGTCATCGTCAATGGTGGAACGTGTCACGTGGTAAAACCAGAATAGCACTCACATATTCCACCGCTTAAATGTCAAGATTAGAGAGCTAAACacatttgagagagagattctATTTGTACCAATCATCTAAAGggaggggggctatatatagcccctcCATTTGCACTAGGCAGCCAAGTCTTAAAAATGGGACAAACccaaaaattctaatttttcctCTATCAATGGAGGTCTCTAATGGCCTTAAGCCTCAAATCTTCACTATACTAATGTTTGGCACTGGGGTTAGGTCTGAAACAGTCATTTATCCTTCCATAAAGCGAGTTTAAGCATAAACTAATCTCATACATACATGGCCGGCCTAAGTGATGGAGTTACATTTGTGCACAATAAAGTTACAGTAAACATAATTTCGGCTTCATTATCACCAACCTGAAACGCCGACCTCTCATTAATAAGCTTCATCAAgtttctagctagctagtttgTTGCAAACGACAAGCCAACTGACAAATGAACCTTTATATTACAATAATGTAAATTATGTTCCTAGCAATAGATGCGATATTTTGGATCAGACTAGATAAAAAGTCGTACTcatctaaaatataaataaagtcgaCACTTAGGCCTATTTTGAACGCttataatatttcaaaatatctgtaaatagtagtaaaattatttataaatagtaataaaatagtttgagttttgagaagaaagagaaaaaaattgaacaagaatattatttgaatatagttttttaatattattattgttttgaaatttgaaaaaatagtatttctttttgtattttgtttagaagtttgtgaaaattgtaatgattagacaacgattagatgaaaaacttaaaaatttgaaattgaaaagtgttttgtatttaagtggTGTTCGAAAGGaaacatatgaaaatatttgagaatacaTGTGTTCCCAAACTAGCTCTTAGCATAGTCTTATAAAAGCATAGTTTACCAAAGACTGTATACACATTTATACAGTTTTTGGTAAACTAGTTTGGATCATTATTTTTGTTGCCGagtttttttattatgagaaatgcttgatttacaaaaaatcttataaaaaatatcaaaatttataaaatgaaatagtttatataatacattatattataaaatattttttattataaaatagatttgatAACATATTACATTAAACTAGACAAATgaatttctttatagatctaACGTACACTCCTGGTATTATTGCCTCCATCTTGTAGCAGTCTCAGTAGTCTAGTGTTGCTGTTATTTGGGTGTCAAGGTATTCtgagaatattttattattatttattatttttttattattttttacataatctttattactattcagtattctatcattattttttttatcattttttcactACCATTCACAAAATACCTCAAAATTCCTCAATACCCAAACGCAAATGCCTCTACTTTCTAACTTTTGTGGTCCTTTTCCTTTAATAAGAATAGAAGATGCTTTCTCCTTTCATTGGTACACCTATCTAGGCTTCAGGAATCTTGCATTGGGTTGTGGTCATTATTCGGCTCAATCCATCCTCACCTACAAATAAAAAGCATGACGATACCGAAGAATAATTATAGCTTTTAttagtttcatttcttttctatttatttgcgTCACATGAGTGTATCCCGACCTTTATATTCAAGGCGCAAGGTATGCGATTTGGCctttatataatacaaaattattaaaacaaaattgtgaggaattaaattttaaaaaaataataaataatagaaaaattctatcaCGATTCACGTGGCTACGCTAACATGCCATAGGTGATAAATGGCAATCATATGATATGTATGCATTCTATTCCTATTAAGGCAAAAGCAAAAGTGATTCATTAAAATAACTTTGACCAACTTGAACATAAGTCTGAATCTTTCACGGTTGCATTCTTGACCAACTTAAACATATGTCTGAATCTACCCTAAGTACCCTTGCTACAATATATTTAGCTTTTCGTGACGGTTGGGAAATTATGACAGTCtccaaaccgtcactaaaaagtATTTTCTGTGAAAGTTTTTGAAAACCGTCACTAAAGAcagataagatttttttttacgttcgaaAGGAGATAAAAATTACGTTCGAAAGTTACATATGCATTCGAACATTGAGGCTAttaacgtgcgaacgtgaaATGGTTTGGCACCAACTTTCGAACGTTAGTAattaatgtttgaatgttagtTGTAACTTTAAGTctaaaaattgtaatatatatttatatatacataatttgtaaaatataattgtatatttatatatatttgaagtgcagtgatttaatattatagttggaaaatctaatattaaagaagattgagaattgaaattaaaaaataatagatatattaaataatatttttcctcacatatattaaaagaaaaatacaaaatatgatagaattttgtaaaCAACACCTAGATGAACGTGTTGTCCACGAAATTCGTACTTCGTATCTCCTCAGTCAAGGATTCAACCTTGTCATTAAGGATATCTACGCGATGGGCTATCTCGGCCACAGACTTCTCTACAGCCATGATTTGTCGATCAGTATGTACAGTCAGCTGTGAGATCACCCATCCACCCAAGCTGCCATGCATCTCCCTCAGATGTACTCATCGGCTGCTTACTACTAGTCCCCACATTGGGCCCAAGCTGCGTTGGAGGAACTAGATCTGCTAAAGGGGGTGGCTAATGTCGAGGATGCCCCCTCGCCTGTTCAATGCTATGTCGATGCGTGGTCATGTTGAGGGGGTTCATCTACTCTGCCACCCGCTCACCCGGCTAGACTGGCACGCTCCAATCAAGTAATAGCTAGTTGATGATGACATCATATGGGAGGTTATCCGTGAAGACGATGCTCGCCTCGTAATGGATCCTCTCAAAGATGCGCAGTGGCAAATTGAGGGGATCTCCACGTGCCATTTGGATAAAAAACTATGCCCGAGTCCTACTAAATGTGGTCTTACGTGCCATAGGATCCACGTTTGTTGCAACAATAAGTTGCAACATGCGGAAGAAAGGTAGCAGATGTATTTGGTTGAAGGCATTCTTCCTCTCGATCGGCATGCAGTCTCTCCtggtgaggatgtagaaatcatCGTCTCGATCATCATCCCGAGCAACACGGTCAGTACCCTTGACCTTTGACCGATCTGACCTCTAGCTGATGATGGCTCAACTGGGCTAGTAGAAGTGCCTTCACTTGCCTTGAGTGTGTCGTGTGCAGATGTAGATGTAGATGTGCGAACCATGGCTGCATCGCTAGTCTGAGAGTCAGCTGTAGTTGATGTCTCAACTACTCAACGAATCCAGAGGTGGTAAGTGATGATATCCGGTGAAATCTCAAACGACAAACCGCGTACAATCACAATGTGAGAAGATGTGTCCTGAGGCATGGAGTGCATCCCCATATAGAACTCCTGAACCATTGAGGGGTATACCTTCCGCCTCAATGAGCAGATATTTCACCAGCCTCTATTGAAGAAGACACCTCTGAGTCACGTCTGCTCCCATTTGAGCCTGTCAAATTGATTAATCAGGAGCTCTTGCTCTACCATAACAGTGTGAGCCCCGATCATAGCAGTGTCCTCAGTGGCTACTTCCCTCCCCCGTTTTCTGGTATGCAAAGGATGAGTCATATCCTGAAAatagaaaagcaaaaaaaaattattagcatAAGAGTAGCTTTTAAATTGCTCTGCATTACTGTTCGAACACAACtggacatacgttcgaacgtttaacttaacattcgaacgtatgtgTTCATGTTGAAACATAATTACTACTTGTTTGAACATATAGCATACACGTTCGAAAGTTAATGTGTAACAgctaaaattttttattccgTGTGTTCGAATGTTATTCCTTACAAGTTTGAACATCAAAATTTATGTGCAAACAtaaaatatacccattcgaacaTAAAAGACAAAACGGCAATAAATTTGGGAAGTACTATGTCCGAATGTTTatattaaacgttcgaacgtaactatactaatacatgGAACGTTCAAATGTACTAAAATGTGCATCTGAACGTGGAATTCAAATGGCTTTGCATTTGAATTGTCATACGTTTGAATGTTCTGGTTGAAACGTCAGAACGTTATGACAGAGAATGGCTGAGTCGGTCATTCTTGAAAATCACTTACATTTTGGTTTAAATGGCCAAATGCCGCCGTAGAAATGAAGTATACACTTCAAGAAATGATGGCCAATTAGCCAATGGCAACTCGTGGTGGCCAGAAAATGGAGTTGAAACTTCGGTCACctaaatttcttaaatattcTATTAACATTGTGGTGGAATTTGATGGCGGCGGCGAGTGTTTAACGGCTACGTTGACGGTAGACCGAAATGGGAAACATCGTGAAAATAACTTTTCCTGTTTCAGTTTTTGGCTTAAATAGAGAATACATTCTAACATAGTCTGATTAACATTCGGGCGTTAATGTTAACATCTGAACgtttatgaattttaaatttgaacgTAAAATTAAACGACTGAATGTGATAATTAAAACgttcaaatttattatattttatatatattttagtacgTTCCAACGTTATAAAATAGTACATTCGAATGTTTATATGTTAGAAAATATAgtctattataatattttatatattataatattctctatagttaatatataatataaaatattttattttattttatatattataaaaaatactatatatataatatagttggttttatagtataagtatatataaaaccaactatatatatagtatactatataagtacacaatattatataagtaccCTAGATACTTAtacttatatatacttatataatatagtatatatatatgctataatatactatatactagactagatatataatatatattatatactttactagtataattatagactatatatgtttatactatatagtttatttactatatatatacttatataataaactatatatatatgctataatatactatatactagacttatatatatagtctagtatatagtatattatactataatatatatttatatatatagaatattatatatataactatgttatatatacttatatatatatatataatattctatatatatataatatataagtttgtataagtattatatagtatattatatataatatactttatATCTTTCAGAACAAcactataattaatatcttCATTTCTGTGTTGAATAAACTAGAATCTACCTTTAAGCTTTTTAAAGAGttatttgaataataagatAGATGATATAATTCTTCAGGTTTCAAATCGGAGATACTAGCCTGTCAAGTACATTTTCCAAATAAGTGCTACAATGTTAAGAGGCGTGTTTGGATGTGGTTGGAGAGTGTTTGCAAGGGACAATAATTTGGAAGTAGGTGACATTTGTGTTTTTCGAGTGAATAAGGGCATCGAAACTTCTTTCTAAGTTGTGATTTTCCATGCTGCTATTTTTTTCAGTAGTGACCTATTTTGTATGTTTTGAGTACTAGTTCTTGGGTTACCATGTCTAGGGCTGTAAACGAGCCGAGTTCGAGTAAGCATGGGGTGTGCGAACTTGGCTCGTTCACTACTCGAGTCGAGCCCGGCTCGTCCGGGCCTATGAGAACGTCCGAGCTCGGCTCGTGTACAAGGAAaatgagctcgagctcgagctcggctcgaACTCAGTTCTGTTAACGAGCCGAGCCCAAGCTCGACTCGAGCTCGGCTCGCTAATGCAAAATTTTAGCAGATCAATTGGAAAggtcaaaaaaatataataattaagcaCACTGAGATATGAACACGATCTCTTCAAATATATCAACATATGTTAGGATCTATAGGGGAAGAAAACCAACAACCGAAATAaaaggtttttaaaaaaatgtacattAACTTGGATTTGTAGGAAATGAACAACATGTATTCATTTCCCTGCAGATCCGAGatggaagaaaaaacaaacaaaagagaaaaagaacagAGAAGAGGAgactgaaagaaaaataaaaaataatgatcagccgaaagggaaaaaaaagagagttaaCAAAGCTGACATCTAACACGATCTCTCAAAATATATGAAGATCTGTTCGGATCTAGAGGGAAAAAAAGGCAacataaataaaaggaaaaaattgttGACATCTAACACCCACCCATTTCCCAGCCGCTCCTCAAGTCAAGCATGGCTTAACGCCATCGTCACCAGGTGTGCGAACGAACTGCCGCACGATTTTCTCTTCgtaacctctctctcttctccctcaagGCATGGCTCTCTGTTACAATCGACGGTTTGAGAAGAAAGGTTGAGTCTTGGAGGTTTTGGGAAGGAACAAGACGAAATGATGAGAATCTGGTCTGAAGTCTTTTGGTCAAAAAGGTGATGTGAAGTGCAATGGGATCGTAGCCGTTGGATCATGCACTGGGAAAGAAGATGGAAATCACACGTGGAAGCAACAACACTAGTCTTACGGTAGTGGAAATTACTATTAAGTCCTttatcattagttttttttttttttcttccaagtcCTTTATCATTAGTTTACTACTTTATCAGCatttatatttgtaatgtttGTTATATCTTTTGGAATAATGCTAAAGGTATGCTCCCAGCTATGAGCTACCCACCACtagcctttttatttatttatttttttactttgttgttaaaaacataatttttaataatattgtgaatatttttttaaaaaaatatttaaagatgataaaaaaatacatataataaaa
This genomic interval from Carya illinoinensis cultivar Pawnee chromosome 10, C.illinoinensisPawnee_v1, whole genome shotgun sequence contains the following:
- the LOC122278341 gene encoding probable LRR receptor-like serine/threonine-protein kinase At3g47570, which translates into the protein MLTDLYLANNNFEGLIPNQIGNLQNLEDFEIGVNSFFGTIPFGIFNISTTRWIGMSINNLSGHLPSNMGLFLPNLQRLILWGNKLSGTIPTSISNASFLTRLDLSVNSFSGFIPKSLGNLRFIQRIKLHLNYLTVESPELSIFSYLSSCINLVGLFLSKNNLDGFLPKSIGNLSLSLQILDLDNCELKGSIPIEVGNLSGLTTLILSNNELRGLVPTTIGSLPMLQGLSLYGNRLKGTIPPELCYLRSLFELSLVGNDLSGHIPRCMDNMTSLRALYLGFNQLTSVIPLSLWRLTNLLEVDFSSNSLSGPLSSEIEKMKVLRILNLSRNQLSGDIPKIVGGLKDLTNLSLARNRLEGSIPVSFGELVSLEFLDLSDNNLSGEIPKSLEGLHYLRYLNLSFNKLQGAIPTSGPFLNFSAASFMSNNALCGASRLKVPPCEEADPRKKKTTWPHILRYVLPTIGFIMLVMTLAFAWKRWKKRNRKSPAQSDLYPLVTWRRVSQQQLVQATNGFSSNNLLGEGSFGSVYQGTLSDGMNIAIKIMNLQVKGAFKSFDAECEVLRNIRHRNLVKIITICSNIDFKALVLEYMPNGNLEKWLHSQDHYLNILQRLNIMIDIASALEYLHHGYSTTIIHCDMKPSNVLLDEEMVAHVADFGMAKLLDDKDSMLQTMTLATFGYMAPEYGLDGVVSTRGDVYSYGILLMETFTRKKPTDGMFIGEMTLKHWVDESLLTSILDIVDANLLRNEQEHAAMEDCISSVMRLALDCCAESPIQRIDIKNVSVTLNKVKLKFILDRRS